In Polynucleobacter sp. es-EL-1, the following are encoded in one genomic region:
- a CDS encoding efflux RND transporter permease subunit, translated as MTLSELCIRRPVMTVLLSLATVIAGSVAYFKIPVAALPSFNTPIISVTASLPGASPENMASAVALPLEKEFSTIDGIKIISSNSTLGATSVTLEFNNDRDIDKAAVDVQAALLRAQKRLPIEMTIPPSYRKINPADTPVIIIRMSSPSISLSEINDYAENLMAPNLSTISGVSQVNVYGAKRYAIRISAQPDALGNRNITMDELAAAINKANTNSPIGTLDGPRQLITIYANPQLVKAEEFGNLIIAQRNGFPVYLKDVAIVEESYEDVKTFATAKGERSIAMGVMRQPNANTVEVVNEIKRLLPTLKAQLPESIQLSLINDRSTSIIESIHDVNITLLLTIALVVLVIFLFLKNIAATVIPSISLPISLIGAFFVFYFMGYSLDNISLLGITLAVGLVVDDAIVVLENIMRYIESGMSPLKAALKGSKEVGFTIVSISLSLVAVFIPLFFMAGPIGLLFREFAVVVTLSILVSAVVSLTIVPMLCSRFLKEQHGESKSYPFTKGFDRIFTWSLNTYTHYLDLALVNRKKVLWGTIATFIVTIALFAFSPKGFFPEEDIGQLRITVEAAQDTSFKTMLELQDRAAVIVDNDPNVETSISILGGGMSSGRNTGRFFVILKPKSERQKMSKVMEGLRAKFKEIPGIQIYMSPVQNLQLGGRSSKSRYQYTLQSVGFEGVNEWAEKMLEKMRADPIFRDVTSDSQLKGLNVKIDIDREKAASAGVSIADIRTALYSSFGERQVSTIYTPVNTYRVILETAENDRQFETDLNKVYVRGRSTNTLIPLSSLATFTRTVGPTSVNHQGQIPAVTISFNLAPDVFLGDATKAIDKFAEQIKLPPSIITSYGGDAAVFKSNQSGQIILLLSALGVIYVLLGVLYESYIHPLTILAGLPSAAIGAILALRIFGFELTIVASIGILLLIGIVKKNAILMIDFALDAQRNRGLTPEKAIREACILRFRPIMMTTIAALMGALPIALGLGAGAELRQPLGISVAGGLIFSQFVTLIITPVIYLYLDKYAGNGPMQIPQSVLEGT; from the coding sequence ATGACGCTCTCAGAATTATGTATTAGACGACCGGTAATGACGGTGTTGCTCTCGCTAGCAACCGTTATCGCCGGCAGTGTTGCCTATTTTAAGATTCCAGTTGCCGCCCTACCTAGCTTCAATACACCGATTATTTCGGTTACCGCAAGCCTACCAGGTGCATCACCTGAGAACATGGCTTCGGCTGTAGCGTTACCTCTCGAAAAAGAGTTTTCTACTATTGATGGCATCAAAATCATTAGCTCTAATAGCACTTTAGGGGCGACCAGCGTTACCCTGGAGTTTAATAATGATCGCGATATTGATAAGGCGGCTGTTGATGTTCAAGCAGCCTTATTGAGAGCCCAAAAACGACTGCCTATCGAAATGACGATTCCACCGTCATATCGCAAAATCAATCCAGCAGACACTCCCGTCATCATTATTCGGATGAGCTCGCCCTCGATCAGCCTATCTGAAATTAATGATTACGCTGAAAATTTAATGGCGCCAAATCTGTCTACCATCAGCGGCGTTTCGCAAGTCAATGTCTATGGCGCTAAACGATATGCGATTCGCATCAGCGCCCAACCTGATGCCCTGGGTAATCGTAATATCACCATGGATGAGCTGGCTGCAGCGATTAATAAAGCCAACACCAATAGCCCTATCGGCACACTGGATGGCCCACGCCAACTGATTACGATCTATGCCAATCCCCAGTTAGTGAAGGCAGAAGAATTTGGCAATCTAATCATTGCGCAACGCAATGGCTTCCCGGTGTACCTCAAAGACGTTGCAATTGTTGAAGAGAGTTACGAGGATGTTAAAACTTTTGCGACTGCTAAAGGGGAGCGTTCAATTGCCATGGGAGTAATGCGACAGCCCAATGCAAATACGGTGGAAGTCGTCAATGAGATTAAACGATTGCTCCCCACCCTGAAGGCTCAGCTACCAGAATCCATTCAGCTTAGCCTCATTAATGATCGATCAACATCAATTATTGAGTCGATTCATGATGTCAACATCACACTACTGCTAACGATCGCCTTGGTTGTTTTAGTGATCTTCTTATTTCTCAAGAATATCGCAGCCACCGTCATCCCCTCGATTAGCTTGCCGATTTCTCTGATTGGCGCTTTTTTTGTCTTTTACTTTATGGGCTACAGCCTAGACAATATTTCACTACTGGGTATTACTCTGGCGGTTGGATTGGTGGTGGATGATGCGATTGTTGTTCTAGAAAACATCATGCGCTACATCGAAAGTGGCATGAGTCCGCTCAAGGCAGCGTTAAAAGGAAGTAAGGAAGTTGGATTTACGATTGTTTCCATCTCCTTATCTCTTGTGGCAGTATTTATTCCACTCTTCTTTATGGCAGGGCCGATCGGACTTCTCTTTAGAGAATTTGCAGTTGTTGTCACCCTCTCTATTCTGGTCTCTGCAGTAGTGTCTTTGACTATTGTGCCGATGCTATGTAGTCGCTTTCTCAAAGAGCAGCATGGAGAATCAAAAAGCTATCCATTCACAAAGGGCTTTGATCGCATTTTTACCTGGTCCCTCAATACCTATACCCATTATTTAGACCTCGCACTCGTTAATAGAAAAAAAGTGTTGTGGGGAACGATAGCCACTTTCATCGTCACCATTGCCCTCTTTGCATTTAGCCCCAAAGGATTCTTCCCAGAAGAAGATATTGGGCAACTCCGCATCACGGTAGAGGCAGCGCAGGATACCTCTTTTAAAACGATGCTGGAATTACAAGACCGTGCCGCAGTGATCGTGGATAACGATCCAAACGTGGAAACATCCATTTCGATTTTGGGGGGAGGCATGAGCTCAGGACGAAATACCGGTAGATTCTTTGTGATTCTCAAGCCCAAGAGCGAACGCCAGAAGATGAGCAAGGTCATGGAAGGGTTACGGGCTAAATTTAAAGAAATACCTGGCATTCAGATTTATATGAGTCCGGTGCAAAACTTACAACTTGGTGGTCGAAGCAGCAAAAGCCGCTATCAGTACACCTTGCAGAGCGTCGGATTTGAAGGCGTGAATGAGTGGGCTGAAAAGATGCTCGAGAAGATGCGCGCTGACCCTATTTTCAGAGACGTCACTAGCGACTCACAGTTAAAAGGTTTAAATGTCAAAATTGATATTGACCGTGAAAAAGCTGCCAGCGCAGGAGTGTCGATTGCTGATATTCGTACAGCACTCTACTCTTCATTTGGCGAACGCCAAGTCTCGACGATTTATACACCAGTCAACACTTACCGAGTTATTCTGGAGACCGCTGAAAACGATCGGCAATTTGAAACTGACCTCAATAAAGTCTATGTCAGAGGCAGATCAACCAATACGCTGATCCCTTTATCAAGCTTAGCAACGTTTACACGCACAGTAGGACCAACATCGGTAAACCATCAAGGTCAGATTCCTGCGGTGACTATCTCCTTCAATTTGGCACCGGATGTTTTTCTGGGCGATGCTACTAAGGCTATTGATAAATTTGCCGAGCAAATTAAACTGCCGCCCTCGATCATCACTAGCTATGGTGGTGACGCAGCGGTATTCAAAAGCAATCAATCTGGCCAAATTATCTTATTGCTTAGCGCCCTCGGAGTCATTTATGTTCTCTTAGGTGTTTTATACGAAAGCTATATTCACCCACTCACGATTTTGGCTGGCCTACCCTCTGCCGCAATTGGCGCCATCCTGGCACTGCGGATTTTTGGTTTTGAACTGACGATTGTGGCCTCGATTGGTATCTTATTGTTGATTGGTATTGTGAAGAAAAATGCGATTCTGATGATTGACTTTGCATTAGATGCGCAACGTAATCGAGGGCTAACTCCTGAAAAAGCGATTCGTGAAGCCTGTATTTTGCGCTTCCGCCCCATCATGATGACTACGATTGCCGCCCTGATGGGAGCCCTACCAATTGCGCTCGGCTTAGGTGCGGGTGCTGAATTGCGTCAACCCTTAGGCATTAGCGTAGCTGGGGGTTTAATCTTCTCTCAATTTGTTACCCTCATCATTACCCCTGTAATCTATCTCTATCTAGATAAATATGCAGGCAATGGTCCAATGCAAATTCCTCAATCTGTTCTGGAAGGCACCTAA
- a CDS encoding efflux RND transporter periplasmic adaptor subunit has translation MSKIESALDKTVAKLPLLKGWVMSRLCKVWQKISPAFSRLHKIDYASTKSFVIKYKWRLLILAIILFAGSKAYDHFFPASKKQGGGVQTITSIVTEKKDIPLVIEATGNIVSNSIVDIRPMVTNKVEKIHIKDGQEVKEGELLFTLDNRTDTANYEKLKALADDAQKQYQRAKELVGKNFISKAGLETALANAKSAQAAADAARVQLSFDFIRSPINGKAGIINVFPGTLVQASNTVISATNASSTSTTSSMVTITQLNPINVQFVIPEKDIPVLLESKQSDVPMKVQVTVGNNTQRVFNGEVIVVDNQIDPQIAAVRVKAQIPNEKYELLPGQFARVSLNANTLKDVIAIPSEAIVMNPKGRLVYVVDKDDKVMPKPITVSYEYQGTSVVNGLEPGQRIVVEGKQNLRAGSKVREAKPANAPAAQTK, from the coding sequence GTGTCCAAAATAGAATCAGCCTTAGATAAAACTGTTGCCAAGTTGCCATTACTCAAGGGCTGGGTGATGTCGCGCTTGTGCAAAGTGTGGCAAAAGATCTCCCCCGCTTTCTCCAGATTACACAAAATAGACTACGCCAGTACTAAATCATTTGTGATCAAGTACAAATGGCGTCTCTTGATCTTAGCAATCATATTGTTTGCAGGATCCAAAGCCTACGACCACTTTTTTCCGGCTAGCAAGAAGCAAGGTGGTGGCGTACAAACCATTACTAGCATCGTGACCGAAAAGAAAGATATTCCACTCGTTATTGAGGCTACTGGAAACATTGTCTCTAACAGTATTGTGGATATTCGCCCAATGGTCACCAATAAGGTTGAGAAGATTCACATTAAAGATGGCCAAGAGGTAAAAGAGGGTGAACTCTTATTTACCCTGGATAATCGCACCGATACCGCCAACTATGAAAAACTCAAAGCCTTGGCCGATGATGCCCAAAAGCAATATCAACGCGCCAAAGAATTGGTTGGTAAAAACTTTATTTCAAAAGCAGGATTAGAAACGGCACTTGCCAACGCTAAGTCTGCTCAGGCAGCTGCTGATGCTGCGCGTGTCCAACTTTCCTTTGACTTTATTCGCTCTCCTATCAATGGAAAAGCCGGCATCATTAATGTGTTCCCCGGAACACTAGTGCAGGCCAGCAATACTGTGATTAGCGCAACCAATGCCTCATCGACCTCCACCACCAGTTCGATGGTCACGATTACGCAACTCAACCCCATTAATGTTCAGTTTGTTATTCCAGAAAAAGATATCCCTGTTCTACTAGAAAGCAAACAAAGTGATGTACCCATGAAAGTACAAGTGACTGTTGGCAATAACACTCAGCGCGTTTTCAATGGTGAAGTCATTGTTGTCGATAACCAAATTGATCCTCAAATAGCTGCGGTTCGCGTTAAGGCGCAAATACCAAATGAGAAGTATGAGTTACTTCCAGGCCAGTTTGCGCGCGTCTCCTTAAACGCTAATACCCTCAAAGATGTCATCGCAATTCCATCAGAAGCGATCGTCATGAATCCTAAAGGCCGCTTAGTCTACGTTGTGGATAAAGATGACAAAGTAATGCCTAAGCCCATCACCGTGAGTTATGAATACCAAGGTACTTCCGTTGTAAATGGTTTGGAACCTGGTCAACGCATTGTCGTTGAAGGCAAACAGAATCTGCGAGCAGGAAGCAAAGTGCGCGAAGCTAAACCAGCCAACGCTCCTGCAGCCCAAACAAAATGA
- the rnhA gene encoding ribonuclease HI — MSIAKSTPHIVIYTDGACKGNPGPGGWGAVLRSGEHEKHLHGGAELTTNNRMEISAVIHALRALKQTSSVELWTDSQYVQKGVTEWLEGWKKRGWKTASKDPVKNADLWQELDALLPLHQISWHWVRGHNGHPGNELADLLANRGVEEFLP; from the coding sequence ATGAGTATTGCTAAATCCACACCCCATATCGTCATTTATACCGATGGTGCCTGTAAAGGCAATCCTGGGCCAGGAGGCTGGGGTGCTGTCCTCCGTTCAGGTGAGCATGAAAAACACCTGCATGGAGGCGCTGAACTAACCACCAATAACCGCATGGAAATTAGCGCAGTTATTCATGCGCTTCGAGCCCTTAAGCAAACCAGCTCTGTAGAGCTTTGGACTGACTCGCAGTACGTCCAAAAAGGCGTCACTGAGTGGCTCGAAGGTTGGAAAAAAAGAGGTTGGAAGACGGCCAGCAAGGATCCCGTTAAGAATGCGGATTTATGGCAAGAGCTTGATGCTCTCCTCCCCTTACACCAGATTTCCTGGCATTGGGTACGCGGACACAATGGACACCCCGGAAATGAGCTAGCCGATCTGCTTGCCAATCGGGGCGTAGAGGAATTTTTACCTTAG
- a CDS encoding class I SAM-dependent methyltransferase, whose product MPAPPWSSWEKWLQSPPGKYILNWEQQCFDQIVADVFGFHAVQVGLPQINTLAENRMPLHALVIESSDREKHPNQFNWHQIEGHSSELPFASESIDLLVLPHVLEFAADPHQVLREAERVLRPEGRLIISGFNPASLWGARQYLSRLIGNPYLPRDGQFISLIRVKDWLQLLNFSLDRGHFGCYKLPLTKESNMARMDFMELAGNRWWPIFGAIFIVSAIKRHPGMRLIGQIQTKRIPAIPQLSPATESHQNLVDSKDTVN is encoded by the coding sequence ATGCCAGCCCCACCATGGAGTTCATGGGAGAAGTGGCTTCAGTCCCCACCAGGAAAATATATCCTAAATTGGGAGCAGCAGTGTTTTGACCAAATAGTGGCCGATGTCTTTGGATTTCATGCGGTGCAAGTGGGTTTACCGCAGATCAATACCTTGGCCGAAAATCGCATGCCTTTACATGCCCTCGTGATTGAATCCTCCGATCGAGAAAAACACCCCAATCAGTTCAATTGGCATCAAATTGAAGGTCACTCATCAGAACTACCCTTTGCCTCTGAAAGTATCGATTTGTTGGTACTGCCCCATGTATTAGAGTTTGCTGCTGACCCCCATCAGGTACTCAGAGAGGCTGAACGTGTTTTGCGCCCTGAAGGCCGACTCATTATTTCTGGGTTTAATCCAGCAAGCCTTTGGGGGGCTCGTCAATACTTAAGCAGACTAATTGGCAACCCCTACCTCCCCCGGGATGGTCAATTTATCAGTCTCATTCGCGTAAAAGATTGGCTGCAATTACTCAACTTTTCTCTGGATCGGGGTCATTTTGGTTGTTACAAACTCCCTCTCACCAAAGAATCAAACATGGCCAGAATGGATTTTATGGAGCTTGCAGGTAATCGATGGTGGCCGATTTTTGGAGCTATTTTTATCGTTTCTGCCATTAAACGCCACCCAGGCATGCGCTTGATTGGTCAGATTCAAACGAAACGCATTCCAGCAATTCCCCAACTGAGTCCAGCAACTGAAAGTCATCAAAATTTAGTCGATAGCAAAGACACAGTAAATTAA
- the gloB gene encoding hydroxyacylglutathione hydrolase: MDKNTLLHVWPIPAFDDNYIWCIHDGRSALIVDPGDASPVLQYLAQQELTLTGILITHHHADHTGGILQLLQALGSDIPVYGPATIDIPGRTQGLLEGDKVEIAKPRISLEVFEVPGHTLSHIAYFANMQANVVEPMLFCGDTLFASGCGRLFEGTPTQMSQSLAKFIALPKNTLVYCTHEYTLSNIRFALAVEPNNANLITWAENAKALRDQGLPTLPTTIGQELQVNPFMRCDQKEVIEAAMQISGEKSLPSPAHVLAVIRAWKDRF; encoded by the coding sequence ATGGATAAGAATACTTTATTGCACGTATGGCCGATACCGGCTTTTGATGACAATTACATCTGGTGTATTCATGATGGTCGATCTGCGTTAATCGTTGATCCAGGTGATGCTAGCCCAGTATTGCAATATCTGGCACAGCAAGAGCTTACCTTGACGGGCATTTTAATTACTCACCACCATGCGGACCATACTGGCGGCATTCTGCAGCTATTACAGGCTCTAGGTTCGGACATTCCTGTTTATGGCCCTGCCACCATAGATATCCCTGGCAGAACACAGGGTCTATTGGAAGGGGATAAGGTAGAAATTGCTAAGCCTCGGATTAGTTTGGAGGTATTTGAGGTTCCTGGACACACCTTAAGTCACATAGCTTATTTTGCAAATATGCAGGCTAATGTGGTCGAGCCCATGTTGTTCTGTGGCGATACCTTGTTTGCCTCTGGTTGCGGTCGTCTATTTGAAGGAACGCCAACGCAGATGAGCCAATCCCTAGCCAAATTTATTGCTCTGCCTAAAAATACGCTGGTGTATTGCACTCACGAGTACACCTTATCAAATATTCGTTTTGCCTTGGCTGTCGAACCAAACAATGCCAATTTAATTACCTGGGCAGAAAACGCGAAAGCACTTCGTGATCAAGGTTTGCCTACTCTGCCAACAACGATTGGCCAAGAGTTGCAAGTCAACCCATTTATGCGCTGTGATCAAAAAGAGGTAATAGAAGCAGCCATGCAGATTTCTGGAGAAAAATCTTTGCCAAGTCCCGCCCATGTTCTTGCGGTGATTCGTGCATGGAAGGATCGATTCTGA
- a CDS encoding transglycosylase SLT domain-containing protein, with amino-acid sequence MFWRYAAILLIAALSGCAGTGDWSSDSAGRSDPRAAKAKRVNLKDQSVSSIYAPSSNLWIRIRDGFQMEPMNTPLEIEQVRWLSARPDYVHRSMERSSRYLFYIVQEVHTRNMPMEIALLPFVESAFVTHAKSSAKAMGLWQFMPATGKDFQLTQNVFRDERRDVLQSTDAALDYLQRLHNQFGSWELALAAYNWGAGNVAKAQKRNLAAGLPTDYLSLKMPNETRNYVPKLMAYRQIVLDPQAYGIVLPELENHPYFIAVDVEKDIDVDLVIKLAEIPSEEFHNLNPSFNKPVILSNANQQILLPFGHAEVFQENLKKYTKPLSTWTAVRIARTETVDKAAKTLGVDANALREINNIPKGMRIRAGSTVLIPKTNQHAGDISMAMAENANLSLVKPAPAPKKCAKGAKCPAAKSSKTASAAKKGGSQHKHASTGLANSAKKGTVKATSPTAKTSAASGASKIQ; translated from the coding sequence ATGTTCTGGCGCTATGCGGCAATCCTATTGATAGCCGCTTTGTCAGGGTGTGCTGGTACAGGCGATTGGTCTTCAGATTCTGCTGGTCGTTCTGATCCGCGGGCAGCAAAAGCGAAGCGGGTCAATCTCAAGGATCAATCTGTTAGCAGCATCTATGCGCCATCGAGCAATTTGTGGATACGTATCCGCGATGGCTTTCAGATGGAGCCCATGAATACTCCGCTAGAAATTGAGCAGGTGCGTTGGTTAAGTGCCAGACCGGATTATGTGCATCGCTCAATGGAGCGTTCTTCACGCTACTTGTTCTATATCGTACAAGAGGTGCATACACGCAATATGCCGATGGAGATTGCGCTATTACCCTTTGTTGAAAGTGCTTTTGTCACCCATGCTAAGTCCAGCGCAAAAGCTATGGGCTTATGGCAATTTATGCCAGCAACCGGCAAAGATTTTCAATTAACGCAAAATGTTTTTCGCGATGAGCGTAGAGACGTCTTGCAATCGACTGATGCTGCCTTAGATTACTTGCAGCGCTTACATAACCAATTTGGTAGTTGGGAGCTCGCTTTAGCAGCATACAACTGGGGCGCGGGTAATGTTGCCAAAGCGCAAAAGCGCAATCTTGCTGCTGGTTTACCAACGGATTATTTAAGTCTGAAGATGCCTAATGAGACGCGCAATTACGTCCCCAAACTCATGGCGTATCGACAAATTGTTTTGGATCCCCAGGCCTACGGAATTGTGTTGCCGGAATTAGAAAACCATCCTTACTTCATTGCAGTCGATGTAGAAAAGGATATTGATGTGGACTTGGTCATTAAATTAGCTGAAATTCCATCGGAGGAATTTCATAATCTCAATCCTTCATTCAATAAGCCGGTCATTTTGAGCAATGCCAATCAACAGATTTTGTTGCCCTTTGGCCATGCAGAGGTCTTTCAGGAGAACCTCAAAAAGTACACCAAACCGCTTTCCACTTGGACAGCAGTGCGGATTGCTAGAACCGAGACTGTTGATAAGGCTGCCAAAACTTTGGGGGTTGATGCAAATGCGCTAAGAGAGATCAATAACATCCCCAAGGGCATGCGGATTAGAGCGGGATCTACGGTGCTGATCCCTAAAACCAATCAACACGCTGGCGATATCTCGATGGCCATGGCTGAGAATGCCAATCTGAGCTTAGTGAAACCCGCTCCAGCGCCTAAAAAATGTGCAAAAGGGGCTAAATGTCCCGCAGCAAAGTCTTCTAAAACCGCCTCCGCGGCAAAAAAAGGGGGTTCTCAGCATAAACACGCATCGACAGGACTTGCAAATTCTGCGAAAAAAGGGACTGTGAAAGCTACTAGCCCCACAGCTAAGACATCTGCTGCTTCGGGGGCTAGCAAAATTCAATAA
- a CDS encoding propionate--CoA ligase — protein MSYKSEHERSIKDPDGFWGEQAKLIHWEKPYNTVLNYANPPFAKWFEGGLTNLCYNAVDRHLADRADQIALVAVSTETNVEKAYTFKELYEEVNRMAAIYKANGVQKGDRVLIYMPMIAEACFAMLACARIGAIHSVVFGGFASHSLASRIDDAKPKMIVTSEAGSRGGKSVPYKPLLDEAITLASYKPEKVLIVNRGLTEFTTVAGRDLDYASERQKHLNDLVPVEWVDATHPSYILYTSGTTGKPKGVQRDTGGYAVALMSTMNHIFCGKPGETMFTTSDIGWVVGHSYIIYGPLLNGMATIMYEGTPLSPDAGIWWSLVEKYKVSVMFSAPTAVRVLKKQDPAFLTKYDLSTLRALFLAGEPLDEPTASWIHDAIKKPIVDNYWQTETGWPMLAIQRGVEVMPHKFGSPGVPSFGYNMKLLDDATSEELGSDKKGVIAIEGPLPPGCMQTVWGDDKRFVSTYWETIPGKTIYSTFDWGIKDDDGYFFILGRTDDVINVAGHRLGTREIEESISGHPNVSEVAVVGIEDKLKGQAAIAFVIPKDSSNTATLEAECMKTVDSTLGAIARPGRVYIVTALPKTRSGKIVRRALQAVAEGRDPGDISTMEDQTVLGQIKTIIEQSVKA, from the coding sequence ATGTCTTATAAATCAGAACACGAACGCTCCATTAAAGACCCAGACGGTTTCTGGGGAGAGCAGGCAAAACTCATTCACTGGGAAAAGCCATACAACACCGTTCTGAATTATGCGAACCCGCCATTTGCAAAATGGTTTGAAGGTGGATTAACCAATCTTTGTTACAACGCTGTAGATCGTCACCTTGCCGATCGCGCTGACCAAATTGCTCTTGTTGCTGTTTCCACCGAAACCAATGTAGAAAAGGCATATACATTCAAAGAGCTCTACGAAGAAGTTAATCGTATGGCTGCTATCTACAAAGCCAACGGTGTTCAAAAAGGCGATCGTGTTTTGATCTATATGCCGATGATTGCCGAAGCGTGTTTTGCAATGCTAGCTTGTGCGCGTATTGGCGCTATCCACTCCGTAGTATTTGGTGGTTTTGCATCCCATAGTTTGGCTTCACGTATTGATGATGCTAAGCCAAAGATGATTGTGACATCAGAAGCCGGTTCCCGGGGTGGCAAATCAGTTCCGTATAAGCCATTGCTCGATGAGGCTATTACGCTGGCAAGCTACAAGCCTGAAAAAGTATTGATTGTGAATCGTGGCTTAACAGAGTTCACTACAGTAGCGGGGCGTGATTTGGATTACGCCAGCGAGCGCCAAAAACACCTAAATGATTTGGTGCCAGTTGAGTGGGTTGATGCAACCCATCCATCTTATATTTTGTATACCTCAGGTACTACTGGCAAGCCTAAAGGTGTTCAGCGCGATACAGGTGGCTACGCAGTTGCCTTGATGTCTACGATGAATCATATTTTCTGTGGCAAGCCTGGCGAAACCATGTTCACCACCTCCGACATTGGTTGGGTGGTAGGTCATAGCTACATTATCTATGGACCCTTGCTTAATGGAATGGCAACGATCATGTATGAAGGCACACCATTAAGTCCAGATGCTGGCATCTGGTGGAGCTTGGTAGAAAAGTACAAGGTCTCCGTGATGTTCTCAGCACCTACCGCAGTGCGCGTTCTCAAGAAACAAGACCCTGCATTCTTAACAAAATATGATCTTTCGACATTACGTGCCTTGTTCCTGGCTGGCGAGCCTTTGGATGAGCCTACTGCGAGCTGGATTCATGATGCAATTAAGAAGCCGATTGTCGATAACTACTGGCAGACAGAAACTGGCTGGCCAATGCTGGCTATTCAGCGCGGCGTAGAGGTCATGCCGCACAAGTTTGGTTCACCAGGCGTACCTTCCTTTGGTTACAACATGAAGCTACTTGATGATGCAACTTCAGAAGAGTTGGGCTCAGACAAGAAGGGCGTCATTGCTATTGAAGGCCCATTGCCTCCCGGTTGTATGCAAACTGTTTGGGGTGATGACAAGCGTTTCGTGAGCACCTATTGGGAAACTATTCCTGGGAAGACGATTTACTCCACCTTCGATTGGGGCATTAAAGATGATGATGGTTACTTCTTTATCTTAGGAAGAACGGATGACGTGATTAACGTTGCCGGACATCGCCTAGGGACGCGCGAGATCGAGGAAAGTATTTCCGGTCATCCAAACGTGTCTGAGGTAGCGGTGGTAGGTATCGAGGACAAACTCAAGGGTCAAGCTGCCATTGCCTTTGTCATACCCAAGGATTCTTCTAATACCGCGACTTTAGAGGCGGAGTGCATGAAGACTGTAGATAGCACTTTAGGCGCTATTGCTCGTCCTGGCCGCGTGTACATCGTTACCGCCTTGCCTAAGACACGTTCAGGCAAGATTGTGCGACGCGCTCTCCAAGCAGTTGCTGAAGGGCGCGATCCTGGTGATATCAGCACTATGGAAGATCAAACGGTTTTAGGTCAAATCAAGACCATCATCGAGCAGAGCGTCAAAGCTTAA